A window of the Tachysurus fulvidraco isolate hzauxx_2018 chromosome 6, HZAU_PFXX_2.0, whole genome shotgun sequence genome harbors these coding sequences:
- the gulp1a gene encoding PTB domain-containing engulfment adapter protein 1 isoform X1 — protein sequence MSRPFNRKKDKSWMHTPEALAKHFIPYNAKFLGNTEVDQPKGTEVVRDAVRKLKFQRHIKKSEGQKTPKVELQISIYGVKILDPKTKEVQHNCQLHRISFCADDKTDKRIFTFICKDSESNKHLCYVFDSEKCAEEITLTIGQAFDLAYKKFLESGGKDVETRKQIATLQKRIQELETENSELKKQLQTLEEQLLIAQVPPLLHINSTNETYMLQRPSSLFWCHNLSFSCVEISSVTLTPMSSPDSSVSAGVLTPPPSKPALPKPLTGVSLPRPRGGNNSKAPTDIFDMVPFSPVAPLVPLPASNSSPPPPPPPPAKATEIRRDLFGAEPFDPFICGGADFPPDVQSRLDEMQEGFKMGLTVEGTVFSLDPVDGRC from the exons TTTCTGGGGAACACAGAGGTCGATCAGCCCAAAGGAACAGAGGTGGTGAGAGACGCAGTCCGAAAACTCAAG TTTCAAAGACATATCAAGAAGTCAGAAGGACAGAAGACCCCTAAAGTGGAGTTACAAATCTCAATCTATGGAGTGAAGATACTAGATCCCAAAACAAAG GAAGTGCAGCACAATTGCCAGTTGCACCGAATATCCTTCTGCGCAGACgataaaacagacaaaaggaTATTCACGTTCATCTGCAAAGACTCGGAATCCAACAAACATCTCTGCTACGTGTTCGACAGTGAAAAATGC gcagAAGAGATCACTCTGACAATCGGGCAGGCGTTCGATTTGGCCTACAAGAAGTTCTTAGAGTCGGGAGGGAAAGACGTGGAAACGAGGAAACAAATAGCAACCCTGCAGAAACGA ATTCAGGAGCTTGAGACTGAAAACTCAGAATTGAAAAAACAGTTGCAAACGCTGGAAGAACAACTGCTCATCGCTCAAGTTCCTCCT TTGCTTCACATTAACTCTACTAACGAGACCTACATGCTGCAGAGACCCTCGTCTCTCTTCTGGTGTCACAATCTGTCCTTCTCCTGTGTAGAAATCTCTTCTGTTACACTAACACCAATGAGCTCTCCTGACTCCAGTGTGTCGGCTGGAGTTCTGACTCCTCCTCCCTCCAAACCTGCCTTGCCAAAGCCCCTGACTGGAGTCAGTCTCCCTCGGCCAAGA GGTGGAAACAACTCCAAAGCTCCCACAGATATTTTCGACATGGTTCCGTTCTCTCCGGTGGCGCCTCTGGTTCCTCTCCCAGCCAGTAATTcttcacctcctcctcctcctcctcctccggcGAAAGCGACCGAGATCA GAAGGGACCTGTTCGGGGCCGAGCCCTTCGACCCTTTCATTTGCGGTGGAGCCGACTTTCCCCCAGACGTCCAGTCGCGGCTGGATGAGATGCAG GAGGGGTTCAAAATGGGACTAACAGTAGAGGGCACTGTTTTTTCCCTTGATCCAGTCGACGGTCGCTGCTGA
- the gulp1a gene encoding PTB domain-containing engulfment adapter protein 1 isoform X3, with protein sequence MSRPFNRKKDKSWMHTPEALAKHFIPYNAKFLGNTEVDQPKGTEVVRDAVRKLKFQRHIKKSEGQKTPKVELQISIYGVKILDPKTKEVQHNCQLHRISFCADDKTDKRIFTFICKDSESNKHLCYVFDSEKCAEEITLTIGQAFDLAYKKFLESGGKDVETRKQIATLQKRIQELETENSELKKQLQTLEEQLLIAQVPPGGNNSKAPTDIFDMVPFSPVAPLVPLPASNSSPPPPPPPPAKATEIRRDLFGAEPFDPFICGGADFPPDVQSRLDEMQEGFKMGLTVEGTVFSLDPVDGRC encoded by the exons TTTCTGGGGAACACAGAGGTCGATCAGCCCAAAGGAACAGAGGTGGTGAGAGACGCAGTCCGAAAACTCAAG TTTCAAAGACATATCAAGAAGTCAGAAGGACAGAAGACCCCTAAAGTGGAGTTACAAATCTCAATCTATGGAGTGAAGATACTAGATCCCAAAACAAAG GAAGTGCAGCACAATTGCCAGTTGCACCGAATATCCTTCTGCGCAGACgataaaacagacaaaaggaTATTCACGTTCATCTGCAAAGACTCGGAATCCAACAAACATCTCTGCTACGTGTTCGACAGTGAAAAATGC gcagAAGAGATCACTCTGACAATCGGGCAGGCGTTCGATTTGGCCTACAAGAAGTTCTTAGAGTCGGGAGGGAAAGACGTGGAAACGAGGAAACAAATAGCAACCCTGCAGAAACGA ATTCAGGAGCTTGAGACTGAAAACTCAGAATTGAAAAAACAGTTGCAAACGCTGGAAGAACAACTGCTCATCGCTCAAGTTCCTCCT GGTGGAAACAACTCCAAAGCTCCCACAGATATTTTCGACATGGTTCCGTTCTCTCCGGTGGCGCCTCTGGTTCCTCTCCCAGCCAGTAATTcttcacctcctcctcctcctcctcctccggcGAAAGCGACCGAGATCA GAAGGGACCTGTTCGGGGCCGAGCCCTTCGACCCTTTCATTTGCGGTGGAGCCGACTTTCCCCCAGACGTCCAGTCGCGGCTGGATGAGATGCAG GAGGGGTTCAAAATGGGACTAACAGTAGAGGGCACTGTTTTTTCCCTTGATCCAGTCGACGGTCGCTGCTGA
- the gulp1a gene encoding PTB domain-containing engulfment adapter protein 1 isoform X2: MSRPFNRKKDKSWMHTPEALAKHFIPYNAKFLGNTEVDQPKGTEVVRDAVRKLKFQRHIKKSEGQKTPKVELQISIYGVKILDPKTKEVQHNCQLHRISFCADDKTDKRIFTFICKDSESNKHLCYVFDSEKCAEEITLTIGQAFDLAYKKFLESGGKDVETRKQIATLQKRIQELETENSELKKQLQTLEEQLLIAQVPPLLHINSTNETYMLQRPSSLFWCHNLSFSCVEISSVTLTPMSSPDSSVSAGVLTPPPSKPALPKPLTGVSLPRPRGGNNSKAPTDIFDMVPFSPVAPLVPLPASNSSPPPPPPPPAKATEIRRDLFGAEPFDPFICGGADFPPDVQSRLDEMQRQRWRGSKWD; encoded by the exons TTTCTGGGGAACACAGAGGTCGATCAGCCCAAAGGAACAGAGGTGGTGAGAGACGCAGTCCGAAAACTCAAG TTTCAAAGACATATCAAGAAGTCAGAAGGACAGAAGACCCCTAAAGTGGAGTTACAAATCTCAATCTATGGAGTGAAGATACTAGATCCCAAAACAAAG GAAGTGCAGCACAATTGCCAGTTGCACCGAATATCCTTCTGCGCAGACgataaaacagacaaaaggaTATTCACGTTCATCTGCAAAGACTCGGAATCCAACAAACATCTCTGCTACGTGTTCGACAGTGAAAAATGC gcagAAGAGATCACTCTGACAATCGGGCAGGCGTTCGATTTGGCCTACAAGAAGTTCTTAGAGTCGGGAGGGAAAGACGTGGAAACGAGGAAACAAATAGCAACCCTGCAGAAACGA ATTCAGGAGCTTGAGACTGAAAACTCAGAATTGAAAAAACAGTTGCAAACGCTGGAAGAACAACTGCTCATCGCTCAAGTTCCTCCT TTGCTTCACATTAACTCTACTAACGAGACCTACATGCTGCAGAGACCCTCGTCTCTCTTCTGGTGTCACAATCTGTCCTTCTCCTGTGTAGAAATCTCTTCTGTTACACTAACACCAATGAGCTCTCCTGACTCCAGTGTGTCGGCTGGAGTTCTGACTCCTCCTCCCTCCAAACCTGCCTTGCCAAAGCCCCTGACTGGAGTCAGTCTCCCTCGGCCAAGA GGTGGAAACAACTCCAAAGCTCCCACAGATATTTTCGACATGGTTCCGTTCTCTCCGGTGGCGCCTCTGGTTCCTCTCCCAGCCAGTAATTcttcacctcctcctcctcctcctcctccggcGAAAGCGACCGAGATCA GAAGGGACCTGTTCGGGGCCGAGCCCTTCGACCCTTTCATTTGCGGTGGAGCCGACTTTCCCCCAGACGTCCAGTCGCGGCTGGATGAGATGCAG CGGCAGAGATG GAGGGGTTCAAAATGGGACTAA